Proteins encoded together in one bacterium window:
- a CDS encoding ATP-binding protein: MSLRRKILLGALLGAALMAGLSAFLYANFVEIRAETAFLELTDTVRSKSLQLRRHEKNFLLYAPATAGAEAAAIGSYLDELDAILTRVPEPGSGLAASLGPLVREYRAQFARIETLVSVIAAESAALQARSPAYGRVRGLIEANFLDRPLADAAYLRSDHALAEDDRLILWLQELDTLITGLRRTGENILTASKELDSRAREKVDAAIRRSQTALFVLYPVFLAAALGAAALTAGSLVRRLRLLTTLVEETGAGHYPAPPPVGAAGAGGDEVDLLTQKFYLMEEQLQRHERELVQAKKLAAIGTLASGVAHELNNPLNNISTSAQRLLRKTGEETPPAVRKGLEDIHGQTLRLKSIVGDLLEFARSREPHLAAVELGELVRSAWRAVAASREAGGVELRVRLTPPEIVLEADRGQLERVFINLFTNAVDAMPAGGTLTVSGEEDGEVTIRVADTGGGIPPEQLEKVFEPFFSGKERGTGLGLAIVFGIVQRHRGAIRVESVPGAGTAFTITLPRSAAAGGSAAAGGGG; this comes from the coding sequence GTGTCCCTGAGGCGCAAGATCCTGCTCGGCGCGCTGCTCGGCGCGGCCCTCATGGCGGGGCTCTCGGCGTTCCTCTATGCCAACTTCGTCGAGATCCGCGCCGAGACCGCCTTCCTCGAGCTGACGGACACCGTGCGCAGCAAGTCGCTGCAGCTGCGCCGGCACGAGAAGAACTTCCTGCTCTACGCGCCGGCGACCGCCGGCGCGGAGGCCGCGGCGATCGGCTCGTACCTCGACGAGCTCGACGCGATCCTCACCCGCGTGCCGGAGCCGGGCAGCGGGCTGGCCGCCTCGCTCGGTCCGCTGGTCCGGGAGTACCGGGCGCAGTTTGCGCGGATCGAGACGCTGGTGAGCGTCATCGCGGCCGAGTCCGCGGCGCTGCAGGCGCGCTCGCCGGCCTACGGGCGGGTGCGGGGTCTGATCGAGGCGAACTTCCTCGATCGGCCGCTGGCCGACGCCGCGTACCTGCGGTCCGACCACGCCCTGGCCGAGGACGACCGGCTCATTCTCTGGCTGCAGGAGCTGGACACCCTGATCACGGGGCTGCGCAGGACGGGCGAGAACATCCTCACGGCGTCGAAGGAGCTGGACAGCCGCGCGCGCGAGAAGGTCGACGCCGCCATCCGCCGCTCGCAGACCGCCCTCTTCGTCCTCTACCCGGTCTTCCTGGCGGCGGCGCTGGGCGCCGCGGCGCTGACCGCCGGCAGCCTCGTGCGCCGGCTGCGGCTGCTCACGACCCTGGTGGAGGAGACGGGCGCCGGCCACTATCCCGCCCCGCCGCCCGTGGGCGCGGCCGGCGCGGGCGGGGACGAGGTCGACCTGCTCACGCAGAAGTTCTACCTGATGGAGGAGCAGCTCCAGCGCCACGAGCGGGAGCTGGTGCAGGCGAAGAAACTGGCGGCGATCGGCACGCTCGCCTCCGGCGTGGCGCACGAGCTGAACAACCCCCTGAACAACATCTCGACCAGCGCCCAGCGCCTGCTGAGGAAGACGGGCGAGGAAACGCCGCCGGCGGTCAGAAAGGGCCTCGAGGACATCCACGGGCAGACGCTGCGGTTGAAGAGCATCGTCGGCGACCTGCTGGAGTTCGCGCGCTCGCGCGAGCCGCACCTCGCGGCGGTCGAGCTCGGCGAGCTGGTGCGGTCGGCCTGGCGCGCCGTCGCCGCCTCGCGCGAGGCGGGAGGGGTCGAGCTGCGGGTGCGCCTGACCCCCCCGGAGATCGTGCTGGAGGCCGACCGCGGGCAGCTCGAGCGCGTGTTCATCAACCTCTTCACGAACGCCGTCGACGCCATGCCCGCCGGCGGGACGCTCACCGTGAGCGGGGAGGAGGACGGCGAGGTGACGATCCGCGTCGCGGACACGGGCGGCGGCATCCCGCCCGAGCAGCTCGAGAAGGTCTTCGAGCCCTTCTTCAGCGGCAAGGAGCGCGGCACCGGCCTCGGCCTGGCGATCGTCTTCGGCATCGTCCAGCGCCACCGCGGGGCGATCCGCGTCGAGAGCGTCCCCGGCGCCGGGACCGCGTTCACGATCACGCTGCCGCGCTCGGCGGCGGCCGGCGGGAGCGCCGCCGCAGGCGGTGGGGGATGA
- a CDS encoding sigma-54 dependent transcriptional regulator, giving the protein MTRLRILVAEDEQITLDNLVETLRDEGHAVTGVRDGAEALAAVERGRYDLLITDIKMPKLGGLELLEKVRERSPETGVIVLTGFGSIGSAVEAMRKGAIDYLTKPYDLDELTLRVAKIGEDVALRRENAALRSSAGAGGQARVIARSAKMQEVLATVERLRDSDVNLLLLGETGVGKTLVARAVHQAGRRRDLPFLALNCATLTEELLASELFGHEKGAFTGAVAAKKGLVEIADTGTLFLDEIAELSPGLQAKLLKVVEEGEFYRVGGTRPLHVDVRFIAATNQNVRALIAEGRFREDLYYRLDVMEIVVPPLRERPEDIRPLCAFFLQKHLPKSRKRITGISEEALAVLKQYSFPGNVRELENIIERAIILEHGPVISPESLPQGIRVLRVGTVDPDRVRTVDEVVADYARQVVKIAGGNRTRAAEMLGISRTSLWKILKEDER; this is encoded by the coding sequence ATGACGCGGCTGCGCATCCTCGTCGCCGAGGACGAGCAGATCACGCTCGACAACCTCGTCGAGACGCTGCGCGACGAGGGGCACGCCGTCACCGGCGTTCGCGACGGCGCCGAGGCGCTCGCGGCTGTCGAGCGCGGCCGGTACGACCTGCTGATCACCGACATCAAGATGCCGAAGCTCGGCGGGCTCGAGCTGCTCGAGAAGGTGCGGGAGCGCTCGCCGGAGACGGGGGTCATCGTGCTCACCGGGTTCGGCAGCATCGGCTCCGCCGTCGAGGCGATGCGCAAGGGCGCGATCGACTACCTCACCAAGCCCTACGACCTCGACGAGCTGACGCTGCGGGTGGCGAAGATCGGCGAGGACGTCGCGCTGCGGCGGGAGAACGCGGCGCTCCGGAGCTCCGCCGGCGCGGGCGGGCAGGCGCGGGTCATCGCGCGCAGCGCGAAGATGCAGGAGGTGCTCGCGACGGTCGAGCGGCTGCGCGATTCCGACGTCAACCTGCTGCTGCTCGGGGAGACGGGCGTGGGCAAGACGCTGGTGGCGCGCGCCGTCCACCAGGCGGGGCGCCGGCGCGACCTGCCGTTTCTCGCGCTCAACTGCGCGACGCTCACCGAGGAGCTGCTTGCCAGCGAGCTGTTCGGCCACGAGAAAGGCGCCTTCACCGGCGCGGTCGCCGCCAAGAAGGGCCTCGTCGAGATCGCCGACACCGGCACGCTCTTTCTCGACGAGATCGCCGAGCTGTCGCCCGGACTCCAGGCCAAGCTGCTCAAGGTCGTCGAGGAGGGGGAGTTCTACCGCGTGGGCGGCACGCGGCCGCTCCACGTCGACGTGCGCTTCATCGCCGCCACGAACCAGAACGTGCGCGCCCTGATTGCCGAGGGGCGCTTCCGGGAGGACCTCTACTACCGGCTCGACGTGATGGAGATCGTCGTCCCGCCGCTGCGCGAGCGCCCGGAGGACATCCGGCCGCTGTGCGCGTTCTTCCTCCAGAAGCACCTGCCAAAGTCCCGCAAGCGCATCACCGGCATCTCGGAGGAGGCCCTCGCGGTCCTCAAGCAGTACAGTTTTCCCGGGAACGTGCGCGAGCTGGAGAACATCATCGAACGGGCGATCATCCTGGAGCACGGACCGGTCATCTCCCCGGAGAGCCTGCCGCAGGGGATCCGCGTGCTCCGGGTCGGCACCGTCGACCCGGACCGGGTGCGCACCGTGGACGAGGTAGTCGCCGACTACGCGCGGCAGGTGGTGAAGATCGCCGGCGGCAACC
- a CDS encoding sigma-54 dependent transcriptional regulator: MSLKILVAEDEAITLKHLTYALGAEGYEVAGVGNGLDALRRIEQERFDLLIADIKMPGMDGLALLAAVREKQPGTAVIIVTGFGSVESAVDAMKRGALDYVTKPYNLDELLLKVRRVAEKKRLELDNEALRAALGLDAGHPFVGRSPAFRRIAETIESIRGSDCTVLLTGESGVGKGLVARLIHRNSPRRDRPFLALNCAVFTEELLASELFGHERGAFTGAVASKRGLLEVADGGTLFLDEIAEMPPALQAKLLKVIEDREFFRVGGTRALRVDVRFLAATNQNLPALLAAGRFREDLFYRLNVMDVRIPPLRERREDIRPLARHFLEKHARKAGKAIAGFAPEALAMLRAYGFPGNVRELENIVERAVILEKSGRIQPSSLPESIALFAVESLAAERVKTLDELNREYAQKVLEHVEQNKAKAAALLGISRTSLWRILKREEAPE, from the coding sequence ATGAGCCTGAAGATCCTGGTCGCGGAAGACGAGGCGATCACCCTCAAGCACCTGACGTACGCGCTCGGGGCGGAGGGGTACGAGGTCGCCGGCGTCGGCAACGGCCTGGACGCGCTGCGCCGGATCGAGCAGGAGCGCTTCGACCTGCTCATCGCCGACATCAAGATGCCCGGAATGGACGGCCTCGCCCTGCTCGCCGCGGTGCGGGAGAAGCAGCCGGGGACCGCGGTCATCATCGTCACGGGCTTCGGCAGCGTCGAGTCGGCGGTCGACGCGATGAAGCGCGGCGCGCTCGACTACGTGACGAAGCCCTACAACCTCGACGAGCTGCTGCTGAAGGTCCGCCGGGTCGCGGAAAAAAAAAGACTTGAGCTGGACAACGAGGCCCTGAGGGCGGCGCTCGGCCTCGACGCCGGCCACCCCTTCGTCGGCCGCAGCCCCGCCTTCCGCCGGATCGCCGAGACGATCGAGAGCATCCGCGGCTCCGACTGCACGGTGCTGCTCACCGGCGAGAGCGGCGTCGGCAAGGGGCTCGTCGCCCGCCTGATCCACCGCAACAGCCCGCGGCGCGACCGCCCCTTCCTCGCGCTCAACTGCGCGGTGTTCACCGAGGAGCTGCTCGCGAGCGAGCTGTTCGGCCACGAGCGGGGGGCGTTCACGGGAGCGGTCGCGTCCAAGCGCGGCCTCCTGGAGGTCGCCGACGGCGGCACGCTCTTCCTCGACGAGATCGCCGAGATGCCGCCGGCGCTCCAGGCCAAGCTGCTCAAGGTGATCGAGGACCGGGAGTTCTTCCGGGTCGGCGGGACGCGCGCGCTGCGCGTGGACGTGCGCTTCCTCGCGGCCACGAACCAGAACCTGCCCGCGCTGCTCGCCGCGGGGCGCTTCCGCGAGGACCTCTTCTACCGGCTCAACGTGATGGACGTGCGGATCCCGCCGCTGCGGGAGCGGCGCGAGGACATCCGGCCGCTGGCCCGGCACTTCCTGGAGAAGCACGCGCGCAAGGCCGGCAAGGCGATCGCCGGCTTCGCCCCGGAGGCGCTGGCGATGCTGCGCGCCTACGGCTTCCCGGGGAACGTCCGCGAGCTGGAGAACATCGTCGAGCGCGCCGTGATCCTTGAGAAGAGCGGGCGCATCCAGCCCTCGAGCCTGCCGGAGAGCATCGCGCTCTTCGCCGTGGAGTCGCTCGCCGCCGAGCGCGTCAAGACCCTCGACGAGCTCAACCGGGAGTACGCCCAGAAGGTGCTCGAGCACGTCGAGCAGAACAAGGCGAAGGCGGCCGCGCTGCTCGGGATCTCGCGCACGAGCCTCTGGCGGATCCTCAAGCGGGAGGAGGCGCCGGAGTGA